From the genome of Porphyromonadaceae bacterium W3.11:
CTAATACCTCTAAAAACCTCACTCCACCACCATTAGAATACATGATAATGGAAGAGGGTACCCCTAACTAGGAATACCCTCTTTCTATAATTCAGTATGATATATTTACTTTTTGAGTTTAATGGACTCGATCATCTTCTGAGCTTCGGGATATTCTGCAGAGCTATAATACTTATCAATAATCTGCTGATAGCACTGAAGTGCCTTATCATCTTTTCCCATGGATTCATAAACGATCCCAGCTTTCTTCAAATAGATAGGAGAAAGGAGGTCATTATCAGCCATCTTAGCAGCCTCTTCAAAATAAGAAACTCCCTCTTCTGGCTTACCCATATCCACATAGCAGTCTCCGATCGCACCATGAATAGTAGGGGATACCATCATATCCTTTGCCTTAAACTTCTTGAGATAATCTATCGCAGCATCAGGCTGTCCCAATCGTGCGTAGCAGATACCAGCGTAAGCATGTGCCAGATTAGCAGCATCTGTACCCTTGTAATCATTAATGACCTGAAGGAATCCCACTACATCAGCACCATTACCGTTCAAAGCAACCTCGTATTCACTCATTCCAAAGTGTTGCTCTGCCTTATACAATGCTTCATAAGCATTCTCTTGCCTAGGAGCCTTGTAAAGATTATTGTAGGCCAAAATACCACCGATGACAGCGATTAGGGCAACTACTAGTATGATAATTGCTGTCCGATTTCTCTTAAGGTATTCCTCTGACTTATTGATGGCCTCTACGGTCTCGGCCTGGACCATATCGGTCTTGGTCAGTTTTTCATTCTTATTGCTCATTGTATTTAACTGCAAAAAAACAATCCCCTCTCTGGAGGAACTTCATAATTAATGTTGCAAACTTACAAAAAAGTATGCAATCTCCACATATTCATCTCTTTTTCTTCCTTCTTGGTTATTTCTGACGGTTGCACTAAAAAATCATCATGAGGGGTTAAAGAAATAGAAAAGATACACTTCTATTCGTTATATGTTCCAAAATAATACACAGTTATATGACAAATAAAGTGTCGCTTTGTAGAAAATGGTTATCTTTACATTATGAAGTTAAGTTAGGCAGTCCTATTGACATGCCTATAATGAACATTTGACTAAGAAAGATTATGAATATGAAGAGGTACCCCCTCATTTTAATGCTGCTCTTGGCACTGACAAGCACCTCCTTGATTAAGGCTCAGGATGCACACCTAAAAGAGAAAGAGGCTCTTTTTAATGAAATATATGGAAGAGCTATACGCCTAGATGATGGAAAGCAGGGAAGCTCTGAAGTATTACATCACCTCTGGATGGCTGCACTGATAGATGACCAACAGCCAGTACTATTATGGGACAGGGCATACTATCAAGCATATCTCGGAAATAGCGATGCCACGATCGACGACCTTAAGCTAGCGTACAAAAACTCTAATTACGACAGACATATCGGGAACGCATTGATGCAGATGGCTGCGATGTATGGGGAGTGGGATATTGCCGAAAAGGTCTCTACCCGACTCCTAGAAGAGCGGCCAGATGATGCGGCACAGATTGGGATGCTCATTAACATTTACGAGAAGTCGGGCAAGACAGAAGAGGCTCTAGCAACCCTTCGGAAGCTAAAAGGCTCTGCCCGCACTACAGCAGTGATATTCAAGGAGTCCCAACTTCTAACTGAGCTAGAAAGGACAGACGAGGCTGAGCAGCTACTATTGTCCCAGCTGGAAGAGCACCCCAATGAACCGACCAGTACCTTTATGCTCGTTTCACTCTATGGAAATCAAGGCAGGAAAGAGGAGGCAAAGCAATTGGTATCCTCACTACAAGCATCACACCCTGATGACCCCTACGTCCGAAGGTTTTCAATCGCATTTTATTCAATGTCTGGAATGAATGATGAGGTTGCCCGTTCCATCAAGGCAGAGGCTAATAGGAAGGGGACAGAGCCCGCAATCCTAGTAGAGATGATGAACATAGCACAGGAGGAGAGCAAAGATCCTGCTGGACTCATCATGGCGTTACTGCCCATACAAGAAGAGCTGTACAAAAGGTATCCCAATGTGGATGAATTGGCATACAAGCAAGCCTCAGCACACCTTATCCTCAAGGACACATTGGCTGCCGAAGAGATCATGACAAAGATGATTGAAAAGGGCACTACCGAAACAACACCGTACCACTACTTCTTTGAGAAGCACGCTATGGCGGAGGACACGGTGGCGATTAGAAAACTGGTCAATGTTGGAATAAAGAGAATCCCCAAGGATGGACTCACTCAGCTCTACTCGGCAATACTAGCCATCCAAGGCGGTGACACAATTGGCTTTTCTAAGATTGTTGATAAGGCTATCGAGCTAGTGCCTAAGAGCGACCGTTACTACAGCCAAATAGCACTTTTCAAAGCCGAGAGAGAGCAAGAATTGGGACACTGGGATACCGCCAAGCAGTATTACGAGGAGTCTATCTCAATGAATCCGAGTACCTTTGCCCTCAATAACTATGCTTATGCCTTGTCAAATTACGGAACCGAAGAGGACCTGAAGAGGGCTGAAGAGATGGCTCGACTTGCCGTCCAAAATAGTAATAACGAACCCTCGCACCTAGACACATATGCTTGGATCCTTTATAAAAGAGGGTCGTACTCTATGGCTAAGCTGTATATGGAAAAGGCTCTTGCAGCAATGAAGGAGCCAGAGGTAGTTTATTATGAGCACCTTGCCGAAATCCTAGAGGCGATGAAGGACTATCCCGGAGCCCTGAAGGCGTGGAGCAAGGTCATAGAACTGGAGGGGGATTTAGAAAAGGCAGAGAGAAAAATAAAGGAGATTACCACTCTGATACAAGAAGAAAGTAAAGAATAATGAAAAGATACTACCCATCGTGGAGGGTCCTCGTATGGATCATACCCCTCATACTCCTTAATAGCTGTGGGACCAGCAAGCAGATAGTGGTACCCGTAGGCAAAGCAACACTTAATAAGCGCCAGTTTCTCTCTGCTTACTCTGTGATAAAGGACTATCCCATTGTGGATGCGAGTGGTAAGCTGACGATTGTAACTGATGGAAAGAAGGACATAAGTATGGGTAATATCGGGTTCCGCTGGAGCCTGGAGCGTGATAAAGCATTCGTCTTATCATTACGTCCGATGTCCATCATTGAGGTTGGTAAAATAACCATCGCTAATGGTAGCTTACTGGTACTGGATCGGATGGGCAAACATGCTTTCTTGGAAGAACGCTTGGATAACTCCTCAATGTTCCTGAAAAATATAGTCGGTATTGACACCAACATATTCAAAGCGATGGTACAAAACCAGCCTTTTGGACTCATCAGTATGGGAAATGAAGCTCTCCAAAGAATGCACTTCTCAAAGGATGCTCAGTACTATACACTAACGGAGTCGCTAGGACCTGGAGGACACAAGATCACACATACTTTTGATGCCGCTCTAAACTTGGTCGAAAGCCACGTCTCAATCGTTAATAAAGCAGAGGTAAAAATCAGCTATTGGGACTTTATCCAAATGGACACCGAACAGAGGCTCCGTCCAGTCCCTAGCGTGATACGCATTGACGTAGAGATATTCGGAAAGCCTAGCGATAATTATCACGTACAAATGAATCTAGATCACATGAAGCAAACCTTCTCACAAAAGATAGAGACGGATATCCCACGTGGCTATCACAGGGTTACTCTAATGGAACTGATCGAACTAATATCATCGTTATGAGAAAATACTTTCAGATACTTCTGCTTTCACTAACGTTAGTGTGTTTCAGCCCGACAGCTTTTGCACAAAAGAAGTCGGCTGAGGTACAACGGCTCGAAAACCAAAGGAAAGCCATTCAAGAGGCGATGAAGCAGGTGGACCTTCTACTAAAGCAGACCGCGACATCTGCCAAGCAGAGCTTGAACCAACTACAACTACTAGAGGGGCAAGTAAAAGATAGACAAAAGGTCATCGTCACTTTAGGTGAAGAGATCAAAGCAACCGACAAGCAACTCGTAAAGCTTCGTGATGAGATTGAGGTCCTTCAGAAGCAATTCGAGAAGAGACAACAAAGCTACGTGAAGTCCATCAGAGCACTACAAAGAGGTCATCAGGTTCAGGACCAATTACTATTTATCCTCTCTGCGAGTGACTTTGCTCAAGGACTTAGAAGAGCGAGATATCTCAGTGAATATGCCACTTGGCAGAAAAAAGAGGGCGAAAAACTTAAGGAATTGAGACTCGAACTGGATAAGCAAAAAGCTCAACTCCAGGCTCAGCGAGCAGAAAAAGCGAAGCTACTTAGTGCTCGAGAAGAAGAGCAGAAAAAACTACAAGAGGATAGAAACAAGGTTGCTCAGGAAGTTCAAAAGCTTAAAAACAAACAAGGTGAACTTAAGAAAGAATTAGCTAAGCAACAAAGGCAGGCAGCAAGACTAAATAAGCAAATCGAAGACCAAATAGCTAAGGAGATTCGTGAGGCTGAGGAGGCTCGCCGAAGGGCAGAGGCCGCCAATAACACTCAGGACAAGCGTAAGGCCGAAACGAAAGGTGGCTACGCTATGACGGAGGCTGAACTAAAGCTATCTGGTAATTTTGCTCAGAACATGGGTAAGCTACCGGCTCCAATCACAGGACGATATAATATAGTTGGACACTTCGGAGTACAAAACCACACAGCACTAAGACACGTACGAGTGGATAATAGTGGGATAGACATTCAGGGTAGTTCGGGTGCCGAAGCTAGAGCCGTCTTTGATGGGGTGGTGACCACAATCTTTTTGATGGAGGGCTTCAATAATAGTATCATCGTCCGCCATGGTAACTACCTGACTGTTTATAGCAATATTACTGACGTGTATGTGACTAAAGGTAGTAAAGTCAAAACAGGTCAGTCCTTAGGTAAAATATATTCAGATCCCGACTTAGGCGGTGCTACTCAACTACACTTCCAAGTGTGGAAGGAGCGAACTAAGCTCAATCCCGAGCTCTGGATTAGAAGATAATATGTAATGAATAAGATAGGAAAAGCTAAGATTTACCATTCTGTAGAAGAATTACAAAGTAGAGACAATCAGAAGCCTTTAGTGGCGACTCTAGGATTATTTGACGGCGTTCACTTGGGACACCAACATCTCATCAATGCGATGCAGATGATGGCGAAGGACTTAGGTGCCGAATCCCTAATCATAACACTGGACAGACACCCTACCACTGTCCTTTCCCCGAATGATCAACCCCCACTCAAAATTTCTTCATTAAGAGAAAGGCTTCGACTTCTATCCAATACTGGAGCTGATCATATCCTCGTCCTTCCTTTCACGAAAGACTTATCAAAGCAGCCACCAACAAAATTTATTGCACCCATCCTGGATGCAGGTATGATTGGTATGATGCTTGGCTATGACAATCGATTTGGGAAAAAGATGTTGGGTGAGACTGTAGAGTCCTTTGATCATGATCTAGAATCTATAGGGCTGACCATTCGCAGGGTATCGACCTATGAGGATGGTGGCATTCCTGTCAGCTCATCTCGTATCAGATACTGTCTCGCCCAAAAGAATTTCACACAGATTGAACAGCTCCTGGGTCGCCCATACAGCCTAAGCGGCAGGGTTACAGGCGGTCGGCAGATAGGACGGACGATTAACTACCCTACAGCCAACATAGTGCCGGAGGACCCGAATGTAATTTTACCTGAAGTGGGCGTCTATATATCAGAGGTCATTATTGACAATAAGATTTACACTGGGATGTCCTATTATGGCTCAACGCCAACGGTCTCAAATGGTGGTATTATTCAGCATCGGATAGAGGTGTTCGTCTTTGACTTCGAAGGGTATCTTTACGACAAAGAATTAACCATTTCATTCAGAAAATTCATCAGACCAGATGAAAAGTTTGCTAGCTTGGAAGAGTTGCAAAAACAGCTCGAAGCAGACGAAAAGGTATCTCGAGAGTTTTTTGTAAACCACCCCATCCTATTAAAGATTTAAGCTTAGCAACGTGAAGAAGATTGATGTTAGAGCATCGGTTCGCTCAAAATACAAAGGATATATACCAGAATTTGTTCTGAAATGGATGGAGAAGCTGGTGCACCAAGATGAATTAAATGAAATCATGAAGCTGCAAGACCACGTTGGCGGTGTCGAATTTGCAGAAAAAATCCTTGAGCACCTACACATCACGACAGAAATCATAGGAGCAGAACGCCTCCCCTTACCTGATCAGCCCTCTTTCTTCGTGAGTAACCACCCTCTAGGCGGAGCGGATGGCATTATCCTCACTTATATATTAGGGCAGCACTATCATGGCAATATCAAAGTCCTAGTAAATGATCTGCTCATGAGTGTCTATCAATTTGGAGATGTATTCATCCCAGTCAATAAATATGGTAGTCAAGCTCGTGATCTAGCTCACCAGATCAACGATGCGTTGGAGAGCGACAAACAGATCATCAGCTTTCCAGCTGGTCTATGTAGTAGGAAAGGGGATGATGGAGAAATCAGGGACTTAAAGTGGAATCCTTCCTTCATCAGGATGGCTAAAAAAAGTGGACGAACCATCGTACCACTTTTCTTCGAAGGCGATAACTCCAATCACTTCCATAAATGGGCACGACTCCGAAAGAAACTTGGGATCAAGTTTAACTACGAATTGGTGCTTCTCCCTGATGAGGTTTTCCGTGCTAAAGGCAAACATTTTCGTATATTTGTTGGCGAACCGATACCGATTCAACAACTCCCTACAGGTCGAGAGATACATAAGAAGGCTAATGATTTAAGAACGTCTCTGTATCACTTTCCCAAAATGTATGGAACAAATGGCAGTTTGTAGTCTATAGTAAAAACAATATGATTAAGGAAGATATCATACCTGCAAGAGACCCGAATATCATTCAGGCAGAACTTAGCGAACAGTTGCTTTTGCGTAAGACCAATCGAGCTGGTAATGAGATCTATATCTTCCACGCCAATGATGCACCCAACACAATGATAGAGGTTGGGAGACTGAGAGAAATAGCGTTCAGGAGTAGTGGCGGTGGCACTGGACTTCCTGCTGATATTGATAGTCATGATATAGACCCCAACGGATATAGACAACTAGTAGTTTGGGACCCCCAAAAGAAGCAACTCATTGGTGGGTATCGGTACATCCTTGGAGGTAATGTCGCTCTCGATGGTGACCAAACCACACTCTCTAGCAATGAGATTTTTCATTTCAGTAAAACCTTTATTGAGGAATATATCCCTAAGACTATTGAGCTAGGCAGAAGCTTCGTAAGAATGGAGGAGAGAGATGGCAAGCTGCTTCCGGCTTCTATCTTTGCACTAGACAACCTGTGGGATGGGTTAGGTGGACTTATCCTAATCCACGAAGAGTATCAGTACTTCTTTGGCAAAGTGACGATGTATCAAGATTACAATAAAAAGGCTAAAGATCTTATCGCCTATTACTTTCAGACTTACTTCCAAGGCGACCAAGAACTGATGCACCCTAAGTATCCCATTTCTATAGAGGTCCCTATTTCGGAACTTAAAGCTGTGATCAAAGGTGATAACCCGAAGGTGGACTATAAGCACCTTTCGAAAACAATCCGTGATATGGGGACATCCATACCCCCTCTTGTTAATTCATATCTAGGGCTATCCGAATCGCTCATGTACTTTGGTACTAGCGTCAATCCTCACTTCGGTAATGTTGAAGAAACGGCCATCATGATTCCAATGGAAGAGATCTCAGACGATAAACTAAAGAGGCATGTAGAGTCCTTTATCAGAGACGCCACCAAAGGGATTAACCCTGGGATTATCTCACAAATCAAGAGACGGTTAGGACTATCAAGTAAGGAAAAAACCAAAGAGAGCATTATCGATACAAAAATAAAAGAAGAGTAAACTTTATTGGTTATCTTTGTAAAATGAAAGTAAAGAGTATATTTATAATTCTGGTTATAAGTCTTAGTTGCATAAGCTCTACAATGGCTCAAGAAGCAACTAAGCAACAAGATACTATCTTCGAGGCACTGCTTGCTGACAACCCTGGCAATGGAACTATTGCGATTAAGCAGAGTCAGCACATCATGCAATTGGTAGGTAAGCCATCAAGTGCACTGAGCAGAGCAAAGTTTTATAA
Proteins encoded in this window:
- a CDS encoding tetratricopeptide repeat protein, with the protein product MSNKNEKLTKTDMVQAETVEAINKSEEYLKRNRTAIIILVVALIAVIGGILAYNNLYKAPRQENAYEALYKAEQHFGMSEYEVALNGNGADVVGFLQVINDYKGTDAANLAHAYAGICYARLGQPDAAIDYLKKFKAKDMMVSPTIHGAIGDCYVDMGKPEEGVSYFEEAAKMADNDLLSPIYLKKAGIVYESMGKDDKALQCYQQIIDKYYSSAEYPEAQKMIESIKLKK
- a CDS encoding tetratricopeptide repeat protein, encoding MKRYPLILMLLLALTSTSLIKAQDAHLKEKEALFNEIYGRAIRLDDGKQGSSEVLHHLWMAALIDDQQPVLLWDRAYYQAYLGNSDATIDDLKLAYKNSNYDRHIGNALMQMAAMYGEWDIAEKVSTRLLEERPDDAAQIGMLINIYEKSGKTEEALATLRKLKGSARTTAVIFKESQLLTELERTDEAEQLLLSQLEEHPNEPTSTFMLVSLYGNQGRKEEAKQLVSSLQASHPDDPYVRRFSIAFYSMSGMNDEVARSIKAEANRKGTEPAILVEMMNIAQEESKDPAGLIMALLPIQEELYKRYPNVDELAYKQASAHLILKDTLAAEEIMTKMIEKGTTETTPYHYFFEKHAMAEDTVAIRKLVNVGIKRIPKDGLTQLYSAILAIQGGDTIGFSKIVDKAIELVPKSDRYYSQIALFKAEREQELGHWDTAKQYYEESISMNPSTFALNNYAYALSNYGTEEDLKRAEEMARLAVQNSNNEPSHLDTYAWILYKRGSYSMAKLYMEKALAAMKEPEVVYYEHLAEILEAMKDYPGALKAWSKVIELEGDLEKAERKIKEITTLIQEESKE
- a CDS encoding DUF4292 domain-containing protein, with the protein product MKRYYPSWRVLVWIIPLILLNSCGTSKQIVVPVGKATLNKRQFLSAYSVIKDYPIVDASGKLTIVTDGKKDISMGNIGFRWSLERDKAFVLSLRPMSIIEVGKITIANGSLLVLDRMGKHAFLEERLDNSSMFLKNIVGIDTNIFKAMVQNQPFGLISMGNEALQRMHFSKDAQYYTLTESLGPGGHKITHTFDAALNLVESHVSIVNKAEVKISYWDFIQMDTEQRLRPVPSVIRIDVEIFGKPSDNYHVQMNLDHMKQTFSQKIETDIPRGYHRVTLMELIELISSL
- a CDS encoding peptidoglycan DD-metalloendopeptidase family protein, whose translation is MRKYFQILLLSLTLVCFSPTAFAQKKSAEVQRLENQRKAIQEAMKQVDLLLKQTATSAKQSLNQLQLLEGQVKDRQKVIVTLGEEIKATDKQLVKLRDEIEVLQKQFEKRQQSYVKSIRALQRGHQVQDQLLFILSASDFAQGLRRARYLSEYATWQKKEGEKLKELRLELDKQKAQLQAQRAEKAKLLSAREEEQKKLQEDRNKVAQEVQKLKNKQGELKKELAKQQRQAARLNKQIEDQIAKEIREAEEARRRAEAANNTQDKRKAETKGGYAMTEAELKLSGNFAQNMGKLPAPITGRYNIVGHFGVQNHTALRHVRVDNSGIDIQGSSGAEARAVFDGVVTTIFLMEGFNNSIIVRHGNYLTVYSNITDVYVTKGSKVKTGQSLGKIYSDPDLGGATQLHFQVWKERTKLNPELWIRR
- the ribF gene encoding riboflavin biosynthesis protein RibF gives rise to the protein MNKIGKAKIYHSVEELQSRDNQKPLVATLGLFDGVHLGHQHLINAMQMMAKDLGAESLIITLDRHPTTVLSPNDQPPLKISSLRERLRLLSNTGADHILVLPFTKDLSKQPPTKFIAPILDAGMIGMMLGYDNRFGKKMLGETVESFDHDLESIGLTIRRVSTYEDGGIPVSSSRIRYCLAQKNFTQIEQLLGRPYSLSGRVTGGRQIGRTINYPTANIVPEDPNVILPEVGVYISEVIIDNKIYTGMSYYGSTPTVSNGGIIQHRIEVFVFDFEGYLYDKELTISFRKFIRPDEKFASLEELQKQLEADEKVSREFFVNHPILLKI
- a CDS encoding 1-acyl-sn-glycerol-3-phosphate acyltransferase yields the protein MKKIDVRASVRSKYKGYIPEFVLKWMEKLVHQDELNEIMKLQDHVGGVEFAEKILEHLHITTEIIGAERLPLPDQPSFFVSNHPLGGADGIILTYILGQHYHGNIKVLVNDLLMSVYQFGDVFIPVNKYGSQARDLAHQINDALESDKQIISFPAGLCSRKGDDGEIRDLKWNPSFIRMAKKSGRTIVPLFFEGDNSNHFHKWARLRKKLGIKFNYELVLLPDEVFRAKGKHFRIFVGEPIPIQQLPTGREIHKKANDLRTSLYHFPKMYGTNGSL
- a CDS encoding GNAT family N-acetyltransferase encodes the protein MIKEDIIPARDPNIIQAELSEQLLLRKTNRAGNEIYIFHANDAPNTMIEVGRLREIAFRSSGGGTGLPADIDSHDIDPNGYRQLVVWDPQKKQLIGGYRYILGGNVALDGDQTTLSSNEIFHFSKTFIEEYIPKTIELGRSFVRMEERDGKLLPASIFALDNLWDGLGGLILIHEEYQYFFGKVTMYQDYNKKAKDLIAYYFQTYFQGDQELMHPKYPISIEVPISELKAVIKGDNPKVDYKHLSKTIRDMGTSIPPLVNSYLGLSESLMYFGTSVNPHFGNVEETAIMIPMEEISDDKLKRHVESFIRDATKGINPGIISQIKRRLGLSSKEKTKESIIDTKIKEE